In Moorella sp. Hama-1, a single genomic region encodes these proteins:
- a CDS encoding type II toxin-antitoxin system PemK/MazF family toxin, with translation MTGTTKNWTSITKKSGRKQRSNGFKPGDVVIAEIPYADKEGGKARPALVLSSYEHNQTRRDLVVAKITGTGVFSPWDIRINKWLEAGLVKPSKAVCDHISVVSGASAIVVGHIDAGTLAEVKKKVGLLLSL, from the coding sequence ATGACTGGGACGACGAAGAACTGGACGAGTATTACCAAAAAAAGTGGGAGGAAGCAAAGGAGTAACGGCTTCAAACCGGGAGACGTAGTGATAGCTGAAATCCCCTACGCCGATAAAGAAGGCGGCAAGGCCAGGCCCGCCCTGGTGTTGAGCTCGTATGAGCACAACCAGACGCGGCGGGACCTGGTGGTCGCCAAAATTACCGGTACCGGGGTGTTCAGCCCCTGGGACATAAGGATAAACAAATGGCTGGAAGCGGGCCTGGTGAAACCATCCAAGGCTGTTTGCGACCATATTTCGGTGGTTTCCGGGGCTTCGGCAATAGTAGTCGGGCATATTGATGCCGGGACTTTGGCCGAAGTCAAAAAGAAAGTTGGCCTGCTTTTAAGTCTATAG
- a CDS encoding S1 RNA-binding domain-containing protein produces MRLAPEGLNIRDIDPWDALYIARDKGKIVNVTIVRTRQVNGQGLTWETSFGDQENLFEIVGLIPESESGLPDGISMNWFRNQSVAAKVKGIDRRNNIVALSRREVVEENLSRLLDQLEESERLYALIRAARPAGIVVDIGGGVLIDIPRKKINLSRAVPIEVQYTPGQLAKVEVTGIDKTSKRIDVAIIDPWQPNEFARGEMVTGKIVQTVDNVAFVQVRPGLVGIAPYPKSEHMGIGDTASYQVRKYDADGRVLHLVRWDDERIRGRRGQRARRIRKEASSPE; encoded by the coding sequence ATGCGTTTAGCGCCGGAAGGGCTCAACATCAGGGATATAGATCCATGGGATGCTCTGTACATTGCCAGGGATAAAGGGAAAATCGTAAATGTGACCATAGTTCGTACGAGGCAGGTCAATGGCCAGGGCCTTACCTGGGAGACCAGCTTTGGAGATCAGGAAAATCTATTCGAGATTGTCGGGTTAATCCCAGAATCGGAAAGCGGCCTCCCCGACGGTATATCAATGAACTGGTTTAGAAACCAGTCTGTTGCGGCGAAAGTCAAAGGAATTGACAGGAGGAACAACATAGTCGCCCTTTCCAGAAGAGAGGTTGTAGAAGAGAATCTGAGTCGTCTACTTGATCAACTGGAAGAATCAGAACGACTTTACGCCCTTATAAGAGCCGCCAGGCCGGCGGGCATTGTTGTGGATATCGGAGGCGGCGTTCTAATCGACATACCCCGCAAAAAAATTAATCTATCCAGAGCAGTGCCTATTGAAGTGCAATATACCCCCGGCCAATTAGCAAAAGTGGAGGTTACAGGGATTGATAAAACGTCAAAAAGAATTGATGTCGCAATAATAGATCCATGGCAGCCCAATGAATTCGCCAGGGGCGAAATGGTGACCGGGAAAATAGTTCAGACCGTCGATAACGTTGCCTTTGTCCAGGTAAGGCCCGGTTTGGTCGGCATTGCCCCTTATCCCAAGAGCGAGCATATGGGAATCGGTGATACAGCGAGCTATCAAGTGCGAAAATATGATGCGGATGGCAGGGTGCTCCACCTTGTCCGCTGGGATGACGAAAGGATCAGGGGAAGGAGGGGTCAACGTGCACGAAGGATCAGAAAAGAAGCAAGCAGTCCCGAATAA
- a CDS encoding topoisomerase C-terminal repeat-containing protein: MSSGKKIAGKKIIAGQAKELLQKGRTGILKGFKSRAGKEFDASLVLGEYGKVNLKFEKQQEG; this comes from the coding sequence TTGTCATCTGGAAAGAAAATCGCCGGTAAAAAGATTATTGCCGGCCAGGCGAAGGAGTTGCTGCAAAAAGGCAGGACCGGGATACTCAAAGGCTTTAAGTCCCGGGCCGGGAAGGAATTCGACGCCTCCCTGGTCCTGGGGGAATATGGTAAAGTAAATCTCAAATTTGAAAAACAGCAGGAGGGATAA